The proteins below come from a single Esox lucius isolate fEsoLuc1 chromosome 7, fEsoLuc1.pri, whole genome shotgun sequence genomic window:
- the stk26 gene encoding serine/threonine-protein kinase 26 isoform X2, whose product MRKMAQSPVAVQVPGMQNSRTDPEELFTKLERIGKGSFGEVFKGIDNRTQKVVAIKTIDLEEAEDEIEDIQQEITVLSQCDSPYVTKYYGSYLKGSKLWIIMEYLGGGSALDLLRAGPFDEFQIATMLKEILKGLDYLHSERKIHRDIKAANVLLSECGEVKLADFGVAGQLTDTQIKRETFVGTPFWMAPEVIQQSAYDSKADIWSLGITAIELAKGEPPNSDMHPMRVLFLIPKNTPPTLSGEFSKPFKEFIDSCLNKDPSFRPTAKELLKHKFIVKNAKKTSYLTELIDRLKRWKAEGHDGDSSSDDSDSESSNKENDSSQPGWSFTTVRKKKDPKKVTNGTDQDLLKKSASLTTLIAPVFAELKLQHRGGETKGTLEELEKSLHMADDICPGVTDRMVSRIMDKFQRFSVS is encoded by the exons ATGCGGAAGATGGCCCAGTCACCGGTTGCGGTGCAAGTGCCTGGGATGCAG AACAGCCGGACGGACCCAGAGGAGCTGTTTACCAAGCTTGAGCGTATTGGCAAGGGCTCCTTTGGCGAGGTGTTTAAAGGCATCGACAACCGCACCCAGAAAGTGGTGGCCATCAAGACCATCGATCTGGAAGAGGCTGAAGATGAGATCGAAGACATCCAGCAGGAGATCACCGTGCTATCCCAGTGCGACAGCCCCTATGTCACCAAGTACTACGGCTCCTACCTCAAG GGCAGTAAGCTATGGATCATTATGGAATATCTTGGTGGTGGCTCAGCTCTGGACCTG CTGCGAGCAGGGCCATTTGATGAGTTTCAGATTGCCACCATGCTGAAGGAGATCTTAAAGGGCCTGGATTACCTTCATTCAGAGAGAAAGATTCACAGGGACATCAAAG CGGCCAATGTGCTCCTGTCAGAGTGTGGCGAAGTGAAGCTGGCAGATTTCGGTGTGGCAGGACAGCTGACGGACACACAGATCAAAAGGGAGACGTTTGTGGGGACACCCTTTTGGATGGCCCCCGAGGTCATCCAACAGTCTGCCTATGACTCCAAG GCGGACATTTGGTCACTTGGCATCACTGCCATCGAGCTGGCCAAAGGCGAGCCTCCCAACTCAGACATGCACCCCATGCgagtcctcttcctcatcccaAAGAACACCCCGCCCACACTCAGTGGAGAGTTCTCCAAGCCTTTCAAAGAGTTCATCGACTCCTGCCTCAATAAAGACCCTTCATTT AGGCCAACGGCTAAAGAGCTTCTGAAGCACAAGTTCATAGTGAAGAATGCCAAGAAGACATCCTACCTAACTGAGCTGATAGACCGCTTGAAGCGCTGGAAGGCGGAGGGACACGACGGGGACTCCAGCTCGGATGACTCTGACTC AGAATCCAGCAACAAGGAGAACGACTCGTCCCAACCCGGTTGGTCCTTCACCACGGTCCGTAAGAAGAAAGACCCCAAGAAGGTGACCAACGGAACG GACCAAGACCTCCTGAAGAAGTCGGCCAGCTTGACCACACTGATCGCTCCGGTTTTTGCCGAG CTGAAGCTGCAGCACCGAGGCGGAGAGACGAAGGGGACGCTTGAAGAGCTGGAGAAAAGCCTCCACATGGCCGACGACATCTGCCCTGGAGTCACAGACCGGATGGTCAGCCGGATCATGGACAAGTTCCAGAG ATTTTCTGTGAGTTAG
- the stk26 gene encoding serine/threonine-protein kinase 26 isoform X1, giving the protein MRKMAQSPVAVQVPGMQNSRTDPEELFTKLERIGKGSFGEVFKGIDNRTQKVVAIKTIDLEEAEDEIEDIQQEITVLSQCDSPYVTKYYGSYLKGSKLWIIMEYLGGGSALDLLRAGPFDEFQIATMLKEILKGLDYLHSERKIHRDIKAANVLLSECGEVKLADFGVAGQLTDTQIKRETFVGTPFWMAPEVIQQSAYDSKADIWSLGITAIELAKGEPPNSDMHPMRVLFLIPKNTPPTLSGEFSKPFKEFIDSCLNKDPSFRPTAKELLKHKFIVKNAKKTSYLTELIDRLKRWKAEGHDGDSSSDDSDSESSNKENDSSQPGWSFTTVRKKKDPKKVTNGTDQDLLKKSASLTTLIAPVFAELKLQHRGGETKGTLEELEKSLHMADDICPGVTDRMVSRIMDKFQSSPRTNGCRERGRTPAVHTH; this is encoded by the exons ATGCGGAAGATGGCCCAGTCACCGGTTGCGGTGCAAGTGCCTGGGATGCAG AACAGCCGGACGGACCCAGAGGAGCTGTTTACCAAGCTTGAGCGTATTGGCAAGGGCTCCTTTGGCGAGGTGTTTAAAGGCATCGACAACCGCACCCAGAAAGTGGTGGCCATCAAGACCATCGATCTGGAAGAGGCTGAAGATGAGATCGAAGACATCCAGCAGGAGATCACCGTGCTATCCCAGTGCGACAGCCCCTATGTCACCAAGTACTACGGCTCCTACCTCAAG GGCAGTAAGCTATGGATCATTATGGAATATCTTGGTGGTGGCTCAGCTCTGGACCTG CTGCGAGCAGGGCCATTTGATGAGTTTCAGATTGCCACCATGCTGAAGGAGATCTTAAAGGGCCTGGATTACCTTCATTCAGAGAGAAAGATTCACAGGGACATCAAAG CGGCCAATGTGCTCCTGTCAGAGTGTGGCGAAGTGAAGCTGGCAGATTTCGGTGTGGCAGGACAGCTGACGGACACACAGATCAAAAGGGAGACGTTTGTGGGGACACCCTTTTGGATGGCCCCCGAGGTCATCCAACAGTCTGCCTATGACTCCAAG GCGGACATTTGGTCACTTGGCATCACTGCCATCGAGCTGGCCAAAGGCGAGCCTCCCAACTCAGACATGCACCCCATGCgagtcctcttcctcatcccaAAGAACACCCCGCCCACACTCAGTGGAGAGTTCTCCAAGCCTTTCAAAGAGTTCATCGACTCCTGCCTCAATAAAGACCCTTCATTT AGGCCAACGGCTAAAGAGCTTCTGAAGCACAAGTTCATAGTGAAGAATGCCAAGAAGACATCCTACCTAACTGAGCTGATAGACCGCTTGAAGCGCTGGAAGGCGGAGGGACACGACGGGGACTCCAGCTCGGATGACTCTGACTC AGAATCCAGCAACAAGGAGAACGACTCGTCCCAACCCGGTTGGTCCTTCACCACGGTCCGTAAGAAGAAAGACCCCAAGAAGGTGACCAACGGAACG GACCAAGACCTCCTGAAGAAGTCGGCCAGCTTGACCACACTGATCGCTCCGGTTTTTGCCGAG CTGAAGCTGCAGCACCGAGGCGGAGAGACGAAGGGGACGCTTGAAGAGCTGGAGAAAAGCCTCCACATGGCCGACGACATCTGCCCTGGAGTCACAGACCGGATGGTCAGCCGGATCATGGACAAGTTCCAGAG CTCCCCCAGGACCAACGGATGCAGGGAAAGGGGGAGGACTCCTGCTGTGCACACTCACTGA